A genomic segment from Dietzia psychralcaliphila encodes:
- the bioD gene encoding ATP-dependent dethiobiotin synthetase BioD: MTAAPAPVLVTGTGTDVGKTIATAALAALARSVGLDVGICKPMQTGLAPGEPGDADEAARLSRVQRVLEVRRLPDPLAPETASRVAGVPQSTLDDLLGPIRRWLDANRDPASVDTAYQAAAPAEKAHSAGAAAATEAGRLDLIEGAGGVLVRLGTDLTVLDLARSLDAPVIVVARAGLGTLSDTELTIRAIEAAGLRCAGIVIGSWPYDPDLAERCNVEDLPRLTGVPVLGRVPAGAGQLDPAEFTRHAAQWFAPGALDAVVRPRAAHLP, from the coding sequence ATGACCGCCGCGCCCGCCCCTGTTCTCGTCACCGGCACCGGCACCGACGTCGGCAAGACCATCGCCACCGCCGCGCTGGCCGCGCTCGCGCGATCGGTGGGCCTGGACGTGGGCATCTGCAAACCGATGCAGACGGGCCTGGCGCCTGGTGAGCCCGGTGACGCGGATGAGGCCGCGCGACTGTCGAGGGTCCAGCGCGTCCTGGAGGTGCGGCGCCTGCCCGACCCGCTGGCCCCCGAGACCGCCTCGCGAGTGGCGGGGGTGCCGCAGTCGACGCTCGACGACCTGCTCGGGCCGATCCGCCGGTGGCTCGACGCCAACCGGGACCCCGCCTCAGTGGACACCGCCTACCAGGCCGCCGCACCTGCAGAGAAAGCCCACTCAGCTGGAGCCGCAGCCGCCACCGAGGCCGGTCGGCTGGACCTGATCGAGGGCGCCGGCGGCGTGCTCGTGCGCCTGGGTACCGACCTCACTGTGCTCGACCTCGCCCGGTCGCTCGACGCCCCGGTGATCGTGGTCGCCCGCGCGGGACTGGGCACGCTGTCCGACACCGAGCTCACGATCCGCGCGATCGAGGCCGCGGGGCTCCGGTGCGCCGGGATCGTGATCGGCTCATGGCCGTACGACCCGGACCTCGCCGAGCGCTGCAATGTAGAGGACCTGCCCCGCCTGACCGGGGTGCCGGTGCTCGGCCGGGTTCCCGCTGGCGCCGGACAACTGGATCCCGCCGAGTTCACGCGTCACGCGGCGCAGTGGTTCGCCCCGGGCGCTCTGGACGCCGTGGTCCGACCTCGCGCAGCTCACCTGCCGTAG
- a CDS encoding TetR family transcriptional regulator, with amino-acid sequence MALNKSAVVDTALDLLHEAGLPGMSMRTLATRLNVQPSALYWHFPSKQALLAAVAERVLADVAPVEAGPSAPDELRGVARAMRIAVAGVPDGAEIVALGLAAGATNPVAGAVARTCARHGGGDRAAGLTTALTAYVLGLTIEEQTHHNLAAVDPSMPRVHYDSRFDEGLEAMLAGVTD; translated from the coding sequence GTGGCACTCAACAAGTCGGCCGTCGTCGACACTGCGCTCGACCTCCTACATGAGGCGGGGTTGCCGGGCATGTCGATGCGCACGCTGGCGACGCGGCTGAACGTCCAGCCGAGTGCTCTGTACTGGCACTTCCCGTCGAAGCAGGCGCTGCTCGCCGCCGTCGCCGAGCGGGTCCTGGCGGACGTGGCCCCGGTGGAGGCCGGCCCCTCCGCGCCCGACGAACTGCGCGGGGTGGCCCGGGCGATGCGGATCGCTGTGGCGGGGGTGCCCGACGGGGCCGAGATCGTGGCGCTCGGACTGGCCGCCGGTGCGACCAACCCGGTGGCCGGCGCGGTCGCACGGACGTGTGCGCGGCACGGGGGCGGCGATCGGGCGGCGGGCCTGACCACGGCGCTCACCGCCTACGTGCTGGGCCTGACGATCGAGGAGCAGACACACCACAACCTCGCCGCCGTGGACCCCTCGATGCCGCGGGTCCACTACGACTCGCGCTTCGACGAGGGTCTCGAGGCCATGCTGGCGGGCGTCACCGACTGA
- a CDS encoding NADPH-dependent 2,4-dienoyl-CoA reductase has protein sequence MSASHPHLTSPLVVGPLTLRNRVVMGSMHTGLEDRSKHLPELTAYFAERARGGTAMMITGGFSPDVEGWLLPAGSMMASRRMADKHRGLTDAVHAEGSNILLQLLHAGRYGYQPFVRSASSTKSPISMFKARALSSRGVERTIDHWVRAARLAKRAGYDGVEVMGSEGYLINQFLAARTNQRTDDWGGTASKRMRFPEEIVRRIRAEVGPDFLIQYRISVLDLVPGGQTWDETAELAQRLEAAGVDVFNTGIGWHEARIPTIVTSVPRAAFVDLAGRLKQTVDVPVIASNRINTPDVAEQILASGQADLVSMARPLLADPAFAAKVAEGRADEINICIACNQACLDHTFANKRASCLVNPRAGRETELLLTVAPARRRVAVVGAGPAGLACAEAAASRGLAVEVFEAEEEIGGQFRYAMRVPGKEEFAASLAYFSRRLDVLGVPVHLGRRAVAADLAGFDHVVVATGVRPRELDVPGADHPMVMTYPELLTGARRPGRRVAVIGAGGIGVDVSEFLLAGGPGLDLDGRRAHGHSTDVEAWKRHWGVADPAVERAGLGTAVVDEPAHEVHLLQRKTTSIGKGLAKTTGWVHRAELKMGGVQQYTGVAYEKVDDDGLHILTAEGERRVVPVDSVVVCAGQESVRVLADELASPGAGTASRVHVIGGADVAAELDAKRAIKQGVELAARL, from the coding sequence ATGAGCGCCAGCCATCCGCACCTGACCAGCCCCCTCGTCGTCGGGCCTCTCACCCTGCGCAACCGCGTGGTCATGGGGTCGATGCACACCGGGCTCGAGGACCGCAGCAAGCACCTCCCCGAGCTCACGGCCTACTTCGCCGAGCGGGCGCGCGGGGGCACCGCCATGATGATCACCGGCGGGTTCTCGCCCGACGTCGAGGGCTGGCTGCTGCCCGCCGGGTCGATGATGGCCAGCCGGCGGATGGCGGACAAGCACCGCGGTCTCACCGACGCCGTCCACGCGGAGGGCTCGAACATCCTGCTCCAGCTGCTGCACGCCGGCCGGTACGGGTATCAGCCGTTCGTCCGCTCGGCCTCGTCCACCAAGTCCCCGATCAGCATGTTCAAGGCCCGCGCCCTGAGTTCGCGGGGCGTCGAGCGCACCATCGACCACTGGGTCCGGGCCGCCCGACTGGCGAAGCGTGCGGGGTACGACGGCGTCGAGGTCATGGGTTCCGAGGGGTACCTGATCAACCAGTTCCTCGCGGCCCGCACCAACCAGCGCACCGATGACTGGGGTGGCACCGCGAGCAAGCGCATGCGGTTCCCCGAGGAGATCGTCCGCCGGATCCGCGCCGAGGTGGGCCCGGACTTCCTCATCCAGTACCGCATCAGCGTGCTCGACCTGGTGCCAGGAGGACAGACCTGGGACGAGACCGCCGAACTCGCGCAGCGGCTCGAGGCGGCGGGCGTCGACGTGTTCAACACCGGCATCGGCTGGCACGAGGCCCGGATCCCCACCATCGTCACCTCGGTGCCGCGGGCGGCGTTCGTCGACCTGGCGGGCCGGCTCAAGCAGACCGTCGACGTACCGGTGATCGCCTCCAACCGCATCAACACCCCGGACGTGGCCGAGCAGATCCTCGCCAGCGGGCAGGCCGATCTGGTGTCGATGGCGCGGCCGCTGCTCGCGGACCCGGCGTTCGCCGCCAAGGTCGCCGAGGGGCGGGCCGACGAGATCAACATCTGCATCGCCTGCAACCAGGCGTGCCTCGATCACACCTTCGCCAACAAGCGGGCGTCCTGCCTGGTCAATCCCCGCGCCGGTCGGGAGACGGAGCTGCTGCTCACGGTGGCCCCCGCGCGTCGTCGGGTGGCCGTGGTCGGCGCGGGCCCGGCGGGCCTGGCGTGCGCGGAGGCGGCCGCGTCGCGAGGGCTGGCGGTGGAGGTCTTCGAGGCGGAGGAGGAGATCGGCGGGCAGTTCCGCTACGCCATGCGCGTGCCGGGCAAGGAGGAGTTCGCCGCGTCGCTGGCCTACTTCAGTCGCCGACTCGACGTGCTCGGAGTGCCCGTTCACCTGGGTCGACGGGCCGTGGCCGCGGATCTGGCGGGCTTTGACCACGTGGTGGTGGCCACCGGCGTCCGCCCGCGCGAGCTGGATGTTCCGGGCGCGGACCACCCGATGGTCATGACCTACCCCGAGCTGCTCACCGGCGCCCGCAGGCCCGGCCGTCGCGTCGCCGTGATCGGGGCCGGCGGGATCGGCGTGGACGTCTCGGAGTTCCTTCTCGCCGGCGGGCCGGGACTGGACCTCGACGGCCGCCGCGCCCACGGGCACTCCACCGACGTAGAGGCCTGGAAGCGACACTGGGGCGTGGCCGATCCGGCCGTCGAACGCGCGGGGCTCGGCACGGCCGTGGTCGACGAGCCCGCGCACGAGGTGCACCTGCTCCAACGCAAGACCACCTCGATCGGCAAGGGCCTCGCCAAGACCACCGGATGGGTCCACCGCGCCGAGCTCAAGATGGGCGGAGTGCAGCAGTACACCGGGGTGGCCTACGAGAAGGTCGACGACGACGGGCTGCACATCCTCACCGCCGAGGGCGAGCGCCGGGTCGTTCCGGTGGACTCGGTCGTGGTGTGCGCGGGCCAGGAGTCGGTGCGCGTGCTCGCCGATGAGCTGGCCAGTCCGGGAGCCGGAACGGCGAGCCGGGTCCACGTGATCGGTGGTGCCGATGTGGCCGCCGAGCTGGACGCGAAGCGCGCCATCAAGCAGGGCGTGGAGCTCGCGGCGAGACTCTGA
- a CDS encoding CAP domain-containing protein, with protein sequence MRRTSPRFAKSLAVCAAASMAVAGLGVPAASAQQVLVPGSSFGFNVGGGGTVPDLDPTSDEYRDQLIAATNAARVANGRAPLAVNDDLNDIATAWSQVQASVDDMYHNPVLRDQVPSGTTRWSENVLQNWRNATPQELVDQWMASYGHRINLLRTDHTAMGMGVAVAGSNKLYATQVFTRS encoded by the coding sequence GTGCGTCGCACCTCCCCTCGTTTCGCCAAGTCCCTCGCCGTCTGCGCGGCCGCCTCCATGGCGGTCGCCGGCCTCGGCGTGCCCGCGGCCTCCGCGCAGCAGGTCCTCGTCCCGGGCTCGTCCTTCGGGTTCAACGTGGGCGGCGGCGGCACCGTCCCGGATCTCGATCCCACCAGTGACGAGTACCGCGACCAGCTGATCGCGGCCACCAACGCCGCCCGGGTGGCCAATGGCCGGGCGCCGCTGGCGGTCAACGACGACCTGAACGACATCGCCACCGCCTGGAGCCAGGTGCAGGCGTCGGTGGACGACATGTACCACAACCCCGTCCTGCGCGATCAGGTCCCCAGTGGCACCACGCGCTGGTCGGAGAACGTGCTGCAGAACTGGCGCAACGCCACCCCGCAGGAGCTGGTGGACCAGTGGATGGCGTCCTACGGCCACCGGATCAACCTGCTGCGCACGGACCACACCGCCATGGGCATGGGCGTCGCCGTGGCCGGCAGCAACAAGCTCTACGCCACCCAGGTGTTCACCCGCAGCTGA
- the bioB gene encoding biotin synthase BioB, whose protein sequence is MATTTTRWHELADRILDGGAIDAREAVAVLDSSDAELMEVVAAASRLRFRHFDNKVKVNYLVNLKSGLCPEDCFYCSQRLNSTAGILRYTWLNTDEAVTAAKAGIAAGASRVCLVASGTGPSNREVGKVSDIIEAIKSDTPGVEVCACLGALKDGQAEKLCSSGADAYNHNLNTAESHYEEICTTHTYADREHTVSQAHGAGLSACSGFIAGMGETREQLVELAFDLRSKGVDSIPVNFLLPFDGTPLEGVDTLNPRDCLRILAMVRFVAPDTEIRMAAGRERHLGYLQGMGLYVANSLFLGDYLTSEGQPGGEDLQMIADAGLEVLRMDGADQAADHSATPAAAPGAGPGAAPVTAPAAQEKKVAIRTRGAGTSEPANA, encoded by the coding sequence ATGGCCACCACGACCACCCGTTGGCACGAGCTCGCGGACCGCATTCTCGACGGCGGGGCGATCGACGCCAGGGAGGCAGTCGCCGTCCTGGACTCGTCCGATGCCGAGCTCATGGAGGTGGTCGCGGCCGCGTCCCGACTGCGGTTCCGGCACTTCGACAACAAGGTCAAGGTCAACTACCTGGTCAACCTCAAGAGCGGCCTGTGCCCGGAGGACTGCTTCTACTGTTCGCAGCGGCTCAACTCGACCGCCGGCATCCTGCGCTACACGTGGCTGAACACCGACGAGGCCGTCACCGCCGCCAAGGCGGGCATCGCGGCCGGCGCCTCGCGCGTGTGCCTGGTCGCCAGCGGCACCGGCCCGAGCAACCGCGAGGTCGGCAAGGTCTCCGACATCATCGAGGCCATCAAGTCCGACACCCCGGGCGTCGAGGTCTGCGCCTGCCTGGGTGCGCTGAAGGACGGTCAGGCCGAGAAGCTCTGCTCCAGCGGCGCCGACGCCTACAACCACAACCTCAACACGGCGGAGAGCCACTACGAGGAGATCTGCACCACGCACACCTACGCCGACCGAGAGCACACCGTCAGCCAGGCGCACGGTGCGGGCCTGTCGGCGTGCTCGGGTTTCATCGCCGGCATGGGTGAGACCCGCGAGCAGCTGGTCGAGCTGGCCTTCGACCTGCGCTCCAAGGGCGTCGACTCCATCCCCGTGAACTTCCTGCTGCCCTTCGACGGCACCCCGCTCGAGGGCGTGGACACGCTCAACCCGCGCGACTGCCTGCGCATCCTGGCGATGGTCCGGTTCGTCGCCCCCGACACCGAGATCCGGATGGCCGCCGGCCGCGAGCGCCACCTCGGCTACCTCCAGGGCATGGGCCTCTACGTGGCCAACTCGCTGTTCCTGGGCGACTACCTCACCAGCGAGGGCCAGCCCGGCGGCGAGGACCTGCAGATGATCGCCGACGCCGGCCTCGAGGTCCTGCGGATGGACGGGGCCGACCAGGCGGCGGACCACTCCGCGACTCCCGCGGCGGCTCCCGGGGCGGGGCCCGGCGCTGCACCCGTGACGGCACCCGCCGCGCAGGAGAAGAAGGTCGCCATCCGTACGCGCGGGGCCGGCACCAGCGAGCCCGCGAACGCCTGA
- a CDS encoding CAP domain-containing protein has product MRHPIRSAVVAGASALLLATGAGTASAQGSLELALPFPLDIPGLASLMSGAAAPGATAVAAQDAPLVVVPPEVARKAFEGSVVAGVNEARTAVGAERLVTDAILSVEASVRADQLAAGDPTTGDLPVPESAEARDRTVLQLPAEATPQNVLTAMLTDTGMRERMLDGEFATVGVGTATDEDGQIHVVLDFER; this is encoded by the coding sequence GTGCGTCATCCCATCCGTTCCGCCGTCGTCGCCGGGGCCTCCGCCCTCCTGCTCGCCACGGGCGCCGGCACGGCCTCCGCCCAGGGGTCACTCGAGCTCGCCCTGCCGTTCCCGCTGGACATCCCCGGCCTGGCCTCACTCATGTCGGGCGCGGCCGCACCGGGAGCCACCGCGGTGGCCGCGCAGGACGCCCCCCTCGTCGTCGTCCCACCCGAGGTGGCCCGGAAGGCGTTCGAGGGCAGCGTGGTGGCCGGAGTCAACGAGGCGCGCACCGCGGTGGGCGCGGAACGCCTGGTCACCGACGCGATCCTGTCCGTCGAGGCCAGTGTCCGCGCGGACCAGCTGGCGGCGGGCGATCCCACGACGGGCGACCTCCCGGTCCCCGAGAGCGCCGAGGCGCGGGACCGCACGGTGCTCCAGCTACCAGCGGAGGCCACGCCGCAGAACGTGCTCACCGCCATGCTCACCGACACCGGCATGCGCGAGCGGATGCTCGACGGCGAGTTCGCCACCGTGGGAGTGGGAACGGCCACCGACGAGGACGGGCAGATCCACGTGGTGCTGGACTTCGAGCGCTGA
- a CDS encoding SDR family oxidoreductase: protein MTAQPIIAVTGATGALGGSVARRLAERGLSQRLIVRNAERAPSLPGADVAEASYEDGEALVDALRGIETVFFVSGHEAADRESVHRSAVDAFRAAGVRRVVYTSFLGASPEASFTYARTHHATEEMIRGAGFQFVFLRPSFYLDYVADWADAEGVIRGPAGDGRIAWVAREDLAEAAAVVLSSGGHDGRTYDLTGDELLTMEGTAARLTEATGTAYRFQNESIDQAYASRRQDFPGTPEWELDGWVGTYLAIARGEMAVATRSVEELTGHAPQSIADFYGR, encoded by the coding sequence ATGACAGCTCAACCGATCATCGCCGTCACGGGAGCCACCGGAGCCCTGGGAGGCTCGGTCGCTCGACGTCTGGCCGAGCGGGGACTCTCCCAGCGCCTGATCGTCAGAAACGCAGAGCGGGCGCCGTCGTTGCCGGGCGCGGACGTCGCCGAGGCGTCGTATGAGGACGGCGAGGCCCTGGTTGATGCCCTGCGCGGCATCGAGACCGTGTTCTTCGTCTCCGGCCACGAGGCCGCCGATCGCGAGTCGGTGCACCGGTCCGCCGTCGACGCCTTCCGGGCGGCCGGCGTGCGGCGGGTCGTGTACACCTCGTTCCTGGGCGCCTCGCCGGAGGCGAGTTTCACCTACGCGCGGACCCACCACGCGACCGAGGAGATGATCAGGGGCGCGGGTTTCCAGTTCGTATTTCTCCGCCCGAGCTTCTACCTGGACTATGTGGCCGACTGGGCCGATGCCGAGGGGGTCATCCGCGGGCCCGCCGGGGACGGGCGCATCGCGTGGGTCGCCCGGGAGGACCTCGCCGAGGCGGCCGCCGTGGTCCTGTCGAGCGGGGGACACGACGGCCGGACCTACGACCTGACCGGCGACGAGCTGCTGACCATGGAGGGGACCGCCGCGCGGCTGACCGAGGCCACGGGCACGGCCTACCGGTTCCAGAACGAGTCGATCGACCAGGCCTATGCCTCCCGCCGGCAGGACTTTCCCGGGACGCCGGAGTGGGAGCTCGACGGGTGGGTCGGGACCTACCTGGCGATCGCCCGCGGGGAGATGGCGGTGGCCACCCGATCGGTGGAGGAACTCACCGGCCACGCGCCCCAGAGCATCGCGGACTTCTACGGCAGGTGA
- a CDS encoding adenosylmethionine--8-amino-7-oxononanoate transaminase translates to MSASLHPTAAPAARPSHAAVSNPGAGSNPATGSNPAGEELGRAAQEAATAALLAADAEHVWHPYGGFPASTQPLPVLSAEGVRLRLADGRELIDGMSSWWAAIHGYRHPHLDAAAHGQIDTMSHVMFGGLTHAPAVELSTRLAKMAPGDLNKVFLADSGSVSVEVAAKMAIQYQRSLGRPERTRLATWRGGYHGDTLSPMSVCDPDGGMHSMWRGVVAEQVFAPQPPQHYDPEYVAALERVIRGHADELAGIIVEPVVQGAGGMRFHHPDYLHDLRRLADEAGALLIFDEIATGLGRTGQLFAADHAGVAADIMCLGKALTGGYLTLAATLTTDRVAEVISAGEAGGLAHGPTFMGNPLACAVACASLDLVEAGEWRERVPQIEARLRRGLAPALDVPGVVDVRVLGAIGVVQLEEPVEMTTTTTAITSHGVWLRPFRDLIYTMPPLVSTDEEIDLICAAAVSGARAAAGAAAEGVEAAGAGR, encoded by the coding sequence ATGTCCGCCTCGCTTCACCCCACCGCCGCCCCAGCCGCTCGTCCGAGCCATGCCGCGGTGTCGAATCCCGGCGCGGGCTCGAACCCCGCCACGGGCTCGAACCCCGCCGGCGAGGAACTGGGCCGCGCCGCGCAGGAGGCCGCCACCGCCGCGCTCCTGGCCGCGGACGCCGAGCACGTCTGGCATCCGTACGGCGGGTTCCCGGCGAGCACCCAGCCGCTGCCGGTCCTCTCCGCGGAGGGCGTGCGGCTGCGGTTGGCGGACGGCCGCGAGCTCATCGACGGCATGAGCTCGTGGTGGGCGGCGATCCACGGCTATCGCCACCCACACCTCGACGCCGCCGCGCACGGCCAGATCGACACGATGAGCCACGTGATGTTCGGCGGGCTCACGCACGCTCCGGCAGTGGAGCTGTCGACCCGGCTGGCAAAGATGGCGCCGGGCGACCTGAACAAGGTGTTCCTGGCGGACTCGGGGTCGGTGTCTGTGGAGGTGGCCGCCAAGATGGCCATCCAATACCAGCGCTCGCTCGGCCGCCCCGAGCGCACCCGGTTGGCCACCTGGCGCGGCGGCTACCACGGCGACACCCTCTCCCCCATGAGTGTCTGCGACCCCGACGGCGGCATGCACTCGATGTGGCGGGGCGTGGTGGCCGAGCAGGTGTTCGCGCCGCAGCCGCCACAGCACTACGACCCCGAGTACGTCGCCGCGCTGGAGCGGGTGATCCGCGGCCACGCCGACGAGCTGGCGGGGATCATCGTGGAGCCGGTGGTCCAGGGCGCCGGCGGCATGCGCTTCCACCACCCCGATTACCTGCACGACCTGCGCCGGCTGGCCGACGAGGCCGGCGCGCTGCTGATCTTTGACGAGATCGCCACCGGCCTCGGCCGCACCGGCCAACTGTTCGCCGCCGACCACGCCGGTGTCGCGGCCGACATCATGTGTCTGGGCAAGGCGCTGACCGGCGGATACCTGACCCTGGCCGCCACGCTCACCACAGACCGCGTGGCCGAGGTGATCAGCGCCGGCGAGGCGGGTGGCCTGGCGCACGGGCCGACGTTCATGGGTAACCCGCTGGCATGCGCTGTCGCGTGTGCGTCGCTGGATCTGGTCGAGGCCGGCGAGTGGCGCGAGCGCGTGCCGCAGATCGAGGCGCGCCTGCGCCGCGGGCTTGCGCCCGCGCTCGACGTGCCCGGTGTGGTGGACGTGAGGGTGCTGGGCGCGATCGGTGTGGTTCAACTGGAGGAGCCGGTGGAGATGACGACGACGACAACCGCGATCACCTCACACGGCGTGTGGCTACGCCCCTTCCGGGATCTCATCTACACGATGCCCCCGTTGGTCTCTACGGATGAGGAGATCGACCTGATCTGTGCGGCGGCCGTGTCGGGAGCACGGGCAGCGGCGGGGGCTGCCGCGGAAGGGGTCGAAGCGGCGGGAGCGGGCCGATGA
- a CDS encoding 8-amino-7-oxononanoate synthase has protein sequence MTDQLFPSGSATDGGTAPDRSPALDWLDAAAEDRAARHVHRVLRPRPADDRVIDLASNDYLGLGRHPEVVAGAIEGTRRWGAGSTGSRLVTGTTSDHAALEHELAEFTGKPAALVFSSGYTANLGAVVALSGRGSLIVSDGGSHASLVDACRLSRARVVVVDRGDVEAVARALAGRTEKRALVVTDSVYSADGHLAPLLALHGASRAHGAVLLVDEAHGLGVRGDGGRGLVDEVGLTRFEDVVITATLSKALGSQGGVVLASERVREHLIDTARTFIFDTGLAPSSVGAARSALTVLRREPERARRVLDVAEHLAAVTGADRPHSAVVSVILGDPSRAASAAARCAELGLRVGCFRPPSVPEGTARLRLTARADISDADLARASEVLARVLEEHGYRLPDSSTSPATTGASRSPAAATSAAGARA, from the coding sequence ATGACTGACCAGCTGTTTCCCTCTGGCTCCGCTACGGATGGCGGAACCGCGCCGGACCGCTCCCCTGCCCTGGACTGGCTCGACGCCGCCGCCGAGGACCGGGCGGCCCGGCACGTGCACCGCGTGCTGCGGCCGCGTCCCGCCGACGACCGCGTGATCGACCTGGCCTCCAACGACTACCTGGGTCTGGGCCGGCACCCCGAGGTGGTCGCGGGCGCGATCGAGGGCACTCGTCGCTGGGGCGCGGGCTCGACCGGGTCGCGGCTGGTCACCGGCACGACGAGCGATCACGCAGCGCTCGAGCACGAGCTCGCCGAGTTCACGGGCAAGCCCGCCGCGCTGGTGTTCTCCTCCGGTTACACCGCCAACCTCGGCGCGGTGGTCGCGCTCTCCGGGCGGGGATCGCTCATCGTCTCCGACGGGGGCTCTCACGCGTCGCTCGTGGATGCGTGCCGCTTGTCGCGGGCGCGCGTTGTCGTCGTCGACCGGGGCGACGTCGAGGCGGTGGCCCGGGCCCTGGCCGGGCGCACCGAGAAGCGCGCGCTGGTCGTCACCGACTCGGTGTACAGCGCCGACGGCCACCTCGCTCCGCTGCTCGCCCTCCACGGGGCGTCCCGGGCGCACGGCGCGGTGCTGCTGGTGGACGAGGCCCACGGGCTGGGTGTGCGCGGTGACGGCGGGCGGGGGCTCGTCGACGAGGTGGGGCTGACGCGGTTCGAGGACGTGGTGATCACGGCGACGCTGTCCAAGGCGCTCGGCTCGCAGGGCGGGGTGGTCCTGGCCTCGGAGCGGGTACGTGAGCACCTCATCGACACCGCCCGCACCTTCATCTTCGACACCGGCCTGGCGCCATCGAGTGTGGGCGCGGCGCGCTCGGCACTGACAGTGCTGCGGCGGGAGCCCGAGCGGGCCCGCCGGGTCCTGGACGTCGCCGAGCACCTGGCCGCGGTGACCGGCGCGGATCGACCGCACTCGGCGGTGGTGTCGGTGATCCTCGGGGATCCGTCTCGCGCCGCGTCCGCGGCCGCCCGCTGCGCTGAGCTGGGCCTGCGCGTGGGGTGCTTCCGCCCGCCGTCGGTCCCCGAGGGCACAGCGCGACTCAGGCTTACCGCCCGCGCGGACATCTCCGACGCTGACCTCGCCCGCGCGAGCGAGGTGCTCGCCCGGGTTCTCGAGGAACACGGGTACCGCCTTCCCGACTCCTCGACCTCCCCCGCCACTACCGGGGCCTCGCGCTCCCCCGCCGCAGCCACCTCCGCCGCCGGGGCCCGCGCATGA